Below is a genomic region from Kineococcus mangrovi.
CGGCCGCGACCCGGGCGTCCGGGGGCCGGGTCGCGGCCGGGGGGTGGTGACCGCCCTGGTCGGGGCCACGGGCAACCAGCTCGGCGCCGGTGTCGGTGCGTCGGCCTTCGCCGCGATCGGCCCGGCCGGGGTCGTCGCCGTCCGCCAGGTGGTCGCCGCGGCCGTCCTGCTGCCGCTCGCCCGGCCCGCGCTGCGGCGGATGGGGTGGTCCCAGTGGTGGCCGGTGCTGCTGCTGGCGGTGGTCTTCGCCGGCATGAACCTGGCCCTCTACACCGCCGTCGACCGGGTCGGGCTGGCGCTGGCCGTCACGCTGGAGTTCCTCGGCCCCCTGGTGCTCGCCCTGGTCACCTCCCGCACGCGCAGGCACCTGCTCATCGCCGTCGCCGCGGCGGCCGGGGTGTACGTGCTGGTCCTGCCCGGCCCCTCCAGCGACGTGGGCGGCATCGCCGTCGGTCTGGTCGCCGGGGCCTGCTGGGCGGCGTACATCGTCCTGAACCGCACCGCCGGGGCGCGCCTGCCGGGGGTCCAGGCCCCCGCCCTGGCCAGCGGGGTGTGCGCGGTGGGCTACCTGCCGGTCCTGGTCGTCCTCACCGTCGACGGGCGCTGGGACGGCGCCACCCTCACCCGTGCCCTGCTCACCGGGGTGCTGTCCTCCGTCCTGCCCTACGCGGCCGACCTCGTCGCGCTGCGCACCGTGCCGGCGCGCTCGTTCGCCGTCCTGTCCAGCACCCAGCCGGCGCTGGCCGCCCTGGTCGGCCTGCTCCTGCTCGGCCAGGGCCTGCGCGCGCACGAGTGGGCCGGGATCGCCGTCATCAGCCTCGCCAACGTCGCGGCCCTGGTCACCGGACCGCGCCGGGGCGGGCCGCGCCCCCGGCCCGCCCCGGCGCGCTGACGTCCCCGGCGAGGGCCCGGACGTCGGGGTCTACTCCTGCCCGGGCGCCACGACGGTCGTTGGGCGTGCCGGCTCGCCGTCCCGCTGGGCGGGCTGCCCCGTGAGGTTGCGCAGCAGTTCGGTGACGTCCACCCCGGTCGTGCGCCGGACGACCTCGAGGGTCTCGGTGAGGTTCGACCCCACCTGCCGCGACAGCTGGGAGGCGCCGTCGGTGGAGATGACGGTGAGGTCGGAGATGGCCGACATCGGCGCGGCGAGTTCGTGGGCGACCCGGGGCAGGGCGTCGACGACCATCTGCGCGACCGCGGCCTCGCCGTACTGCTCGAACGCCTCGGCCCGCAGGCGCATCGTCTCCGCCTCGGCCTCACCGCGGGCGCGGGTCGCCGCGGCCTCCGCCTCGCCCTCCAGGCGGGTGGCGTTCGCCAGCGCGGTGCGCCGGTCGAGCTCGGCCTGACCGGCGACCCGGACGCGCTGCGCGTCGGCCTCGGCGGCCAGCTTGATGCGGTTCGCCTCCGCGGTCGCGGACAGTTCCACGCGGCGGGCGTCGGCCTCGGCGTTGGCGATGTCGGAGGCCTTCTTCGCCTCGGCCTCGAAGATCTCCGAGTTCCGGCGCGCCTGGGCCTGCTGCTCGGCGTCGTAGCGGCGGGCGTCGGCGGGTTTGCGCACCTCGGTGTCGAGCTGGCGCTCGGTGAGCGCGGCCTGGCGCTCGGCGACGCGTTCCTGCTCGAGCAGGACCTCCTGGTCGCGCGCGGCCTTGGCCAGCACCCCGGCCGCGGCGGCACGGGCCTGCGCGGTGTCCGTCTCGGCCTTGAACTCCGCCTGCCGCAGCGACAGGTCCCGCTGGGCGCCCGAGACCTTCTCCTGCGCGCGGGCCTCGGCCTGCTGGGACTCCTGCAACGAGTTCGCCTCGGCGATGGCCGCGTTCTGCGCCGCGATCGCGGCCTCGGGGCGACCGAGGTCGCGCAGGTAGTTCACGTCGTCGGTGACGTCCTGGATCTGGAACGTGTCGAGCACCAGGCCCTGGTTCGTCAGCGACGTCTCGGCCTCCTCGGCCACGCGGGAGGCGAACGCGGCGCGGTCGCGGATGATCTCGTCGACCGTCAGCGTCCCGACGATGGAACGCAGCGACCCGGCCAGGACCTCCTGGGTGAACGACTCGATCTCGTCCTGCTGGTGCAGGAAACGTTGCGCCGCAGCGCGCACGGAATCCTCGGTGCCGCCGACCTTGATGATGGCCACCCCGTCGAGGTTCAGCCGGATGCCCTTGGCCGAGACCGCCCCACGGATCTGCACGGAGATGCGCCGGGAGGCCAGGGACAACGAGTACGCCTGCTGCACGAACGGCAGGACGAAGATGCCGCCGCCCATGACGACCTTCTGCCCGGACAGGTCGGTGGAGATCTTCCCCGTCTCGGGGTTGGTGACGGGCCGGCCCTTCTGGCCGACCACGACGAACGCCTCGCTCGGGCCGGCGATGCGGTACCGGCGCACGATCGCGACGGCCAGCAGCACCACGACGACGACGGCCGCGGCCACCAGGATGACGGCGGGGGTCAGGAACTCCACGACGGTCCTCTTCTCAGGGTTCGGAACTGGTTCAGGGGAGGGGTTTCACCTGGACGGCGGTCGCGGACACCTCGGCGACGACCTCGACCTCGGCACCGCGGGCGAGGGTGACGTCGCTGACGGCGCTGCGCTTGACCGTCGTCCCGCGCAGGCGCAGGTTCACCTCGCCGAACGCCCCGGGCCTCGTCGCGGGGGTCGTCACGTACCCGCGGGCGCCCAGGATCGAGACGTGCGTCTCGGGGTCCTCCCGGCGCAGGGTGCGGACGAGCCCGCCGACCCCGGCCACGGTCGCGATCCCCACGCCCGCGCCGAAACCGGCGGCCTGCGACGTGGTCCACCCGAACGAGGTCTGCGCCAGGGTCGCGGCGAGGCCGAACAGCGCCAGACCGCCGGACAGGGACGTCAGGGACAAGAACCCGCCGGCGATGTCGAGCTCGAACGCCTCGAAGACGCCGTCGAACACGAACGAGACGAGGCACACGACGAAACCCACGACCGCGAGCACGACGAACACCGTCACGCCGATCCCGTGCACGGTCACCCCCGACCACCCCTGCCCCGGACCCTACAGGGTCGTTTCCCCTCCGGGCGGTGGTCCCGCGGTTCCGGGACGGGGTTCTGGCCGGTGCCGGGCCGTGGGTTCCAGGTCCGCGAGTGACGGAGCCCCGAGCGGCGGGGCGTGCCCGGCCCGCCGCGCGGGTCAGGGGGCCGGACGCGTGCGCAGGACGGCCGTGGTGCGCTCGGAGGCGACGACGGACCCGCCGAGGGCGTCGAGGCCGGGGGCGAGGACGACCGACCCCGCCCTGGCCCACGCCGCCAGCGGCCCCCGCACGACGTCACCGGGACCGGCGTCGGTGAGCAACCGCACGCCCACCGGCCAGTCCGCGCCGAGGGTCTGCGCCTCGCCGAGCAGCCGGCCGTGGGTCAGCGCCGGGGCCTCCAGCGCGGGGTCCTCCGGCCCCGGGGCCGCCATCGGGACGTGCGTGTCGCCGTACCCGGTGACGACACGGGCGTAGTCGAGCACCCCCGCCGGCAGCTCCTGGTCGAAGCGGGTCGCCAGGGGCAGCAGCGAGACCGCGATCCGGTCCTGGGAAGCGTTGCGCTGCATCGCCTGCACCGAGGAGGACACCAGGACGTCCGCGGGCCGGTCCGCGCCGTGGCGCACCGCGGCCCCCGTCGCCCAGGCCGCGAGCTGGAACACCGGCGTGCGCCAGTGGGTGGGCAGGTCGATGGCCACGACGGAGCCGGGCCCCACCTCGAACTCCTCCTCGAGCAGGTTCGCCGTCTTGGCGACCCACGTCGCCAGCACCCGCGCGGACAGCTCGACCCGCTCCCCGGAGGAGGCGTGGTCGGCGGCGTACCAGGTCAGCCGCGGTGCGGTCGGGTCGTCGTCCAGCAGGCGGCGCAGCACGGGGAGCACGCCGTCACGGTACGCGGGGTGCCGGGGCGGACCTGCGGGGGCGAGGGCGGGGTCAGGGCGGGGGCGGGGTGGCGGCGCCCCGCTCGACGACCGCCCGCAGGTGCTCGGCCCGTCGCCGCAGGAGCCGGCGCAGGTACGGCTCGGCCACCCACCGGACGGCGAGGGCGCCGAACGGGCCGCCGGGCAGCGCCAGCGCCACCCGGTCCGTCATCCGGGTGCCCCGGCCCGTGGGGGTGAACAGGTGCTCGTGGCGCATCCGGCGGAAGGGGCCGCGCACCTGCTCGTCCACGACCCGGTGCGGGCGCTCCGCGACGCTCACCCGGCTCGTCATCGTCCACCGCACGCCGAGGTGCCGGGCGGTGAACGTCACCTCCTCGCCCTCGGCCAGCGTCCGCCGCCCCGTGCTCGTGGTCGCGCTCTCGCCGCTGCCGCGCAACGAGTCCGCGTGCACGTCCACGTCCAGCACGAGGTCGTGCAGCACCTCCGGCGGGGCGGCCACGTCCGTCACGACGACGATCACGGCCCCAGTCTGACGGTAGGTTCTGCCGGCGTGAGCAGCACCGGGAGCACCGCCGCGGGAACCCTTCTGACGCGGGTCCCCGTCGTCCTGGCCGCCGCCGTCGCCGCGCTCACCGCCGTCGCCGTCCCCCTCGTGCTGCTGGACCTGTGGACACCCGCCGTCGCCGTGCCCGTCGGGCTCGTCGTCGCCGCCCTGGCCGGCCGCCTGGCCTGGGGCACCCCCGTCGTCGCCGCCGGCTGGTGGTCCGCCGGGGGCAGCGCCGCCCTCGCCGCCGGGGCCGGGGCCTGGGCCGCCCTCACCCACGCCGAGCACGTCGTCCTGCGCCGCGACGCGGGGTCGATGGCCCTCTACGCCCACCACCTCGCCACCCGCCACGGCCTGCCCGTCGACGCGTCCGTCCCGGCCCTCGGCGGTGCCGCCGCGCTCGCGGACCCGAACCTCACCCTCGCCTCGCCGGCCTTCTACCAGGTCGGTGACCACGTCGTCCCGCAGTTCCTCCTCGGGGCCCCGGCGCTGTACTCCCTGGGGGACTGGGCCGGCGGGTGGACGGGGATGTTCGTCGTGCCGGGGGTCCTCGGCGCCTTCGGCGTCCTGGCCGTCGCCGGGTTCACGGCCCGCGTCGTCGGCCCCCGCTGGGCACCGCTGGCCGCGGCCACGCTCGCGCTCGCGCAGCCCGTCCTGCACGCGAACCGCTCCACCTACTCCGAGCCCCCCGCGCTGCTCGTCCTGTTCGGGGCCGCGTCCCTGCTCGTCGCGCTGCTGCCCGCCACCGGCCGGACCGCCGCCCGCCTCGGCGGCGGCGCCGGGCTGCTCGTCGGCGCCTGCGGGTTCGTCCGCATCGACTTCCTGCGCGAGGTCGCGGTGCTCGTGCCCGTCCTCGCCGTCCTGCTCGTCGTCCGCCACCCCGGCGCCCGCGCGCTGCTGACGGGGACGGCGCTGGCCTCGGCGCTCGCGATCGCCGCCGCGCTGCTCACCTCGCGCCCCTACCTGGGGACGATCTCCGGCTCGTTGCTGCCGCTCGTCGCGGGGCTGGTGCTCCTCGCGGTCGCGAGCGCCGTCGTGGTGCGGCTGGCCCGCCGCGGCGTCCTGGCCCGGCGGTCGTGGCTGACGAGCGAGCGGCTGCCGACCGTCCTGGCCGTCGTGCTCGGGGTGGTGCTGGCCGTGCTCGCGAGCCGGCCGCTGTGGCTGGTCGTGCGCCAGGACCCGCAGGACTCCGGCAGCAAGCTCGTCGCGGGGCTGCAGCTGGCGCAGGGGCTGCCGGTCGACGGGGGCCGCACCTACGCCGAGCACTCGGTCGACTGGATCGCCTGGTACCTGGGCTGGCCGGCGGTGGTCCTCGCGGGGGCGGCGGCCGTCGCCGCGCTGCCGCGGGTGGTGCGGGCCGTCCAGGGGCGGGGTGGGCTGCCGGTGTGGACGGCCCCGTACGTCGTGGCCCTCGGGTCGACGCTGCTGACGCTGTACCGGCCGGGCATCACCCCCGACCACCCGTGGGCCGACCGCCGGTTCGTCGTCGTCGTGCTGCCCGCCGTGGTCGTCCTGTCCGTCGCGGCGTGCCGGTGGGTCGTCGTGCGGTACGCCGGTGAGCGGCTGACGTGGCTGCGCGCGGCGATCGCCGTCGTCCTGCTCGTCGGGCCCGCCGCGTGGGGCACCCTGCCCGTCGCCACCCAGCGGACCGAGGTCGGCGAGCCCGCCGCGGTCGCCCGCGCCTGCGCGAGCTTCGCCCCCGGTGACGTCGCCCTCGCCGTCGACCCGCGCTCGCGCAACGAGTGGCCGCAGGTGCTGCGAGGGACCTGCGACGTCCCGGCGGCCTCGCTCGTCGTCCCCACCGGCCAGGGCCGGCCCGGGACGCAGGAGTACTGGCAGGCGCTGCGCGCGGCCGTCGACCGCGAGGCCGAGCGCGTGCGCGCGGCCGGCGGCACCCCCGTGCTCGTCGCCGCCGGCGGGGACACCGACCCCGTCGAGGTGCTGCTGCGCCTGGGGGTGCAGGAGCCCCGCGTCGTGGTGAGCCGGCGCACGAGCGAGGACGAGCGGGTGCTGACGCGGCGCCCGGACGGGGTGCAGCGGATCGACGTGCGGCTGGTGACGGGCACCGCCCCCTGACCGCTCTCGTGGTCGGTCAGGGCGAGCGCGGCGACGGTGGGCGGCGGTAGGTCGCGTCGGGCTCGCGCTCCTCGTTCCCGCCGCCGTCACCGGTCGCGACGAGGTGGAAGCCGTGCCGCTCGTAGAGGCGGCGGGCTCCGACGTTGCGCTGGAAGACGTGCAGCAGCAGCGCGCCACCGACGGCGTCCCGCCGGGCCAGGACGTGCTCGAGCAGGAGCGTCCCGGTCCCGCGGCCCCAGGAGCGGGGGGCGACGTAGAGGTGCTGCAGCCAGGCGCCCTCGACGGCGGCGAACCCCAGCACCGCGCCGTCGTCGTCGCGGGCCAGGTGCACCTCCTGCCGGGCGAGCACGACGTCCGCGACGAACGCGCGGGTCTCCTCGTCGGTGTGCAGGTGGGGCAGGTACCTCATCGTGGCGCGGGCGGCGAGGAAGACGTCGGCGACGGCCGGGGCGTCCGCGGGGGTCGCGGGGACGATGCGGGGCACGGCCCCATCGTCGGGGACCTCGCCGTCGGCGCCCACAGGTTTCCCGCGGGCTCTCCTGGTGGGTGGACCGCGGGGACGGGTTGGACGGGACCACCGGTGGGTGTCCCGATCCGGTCGCCTGGACGACCCCCTCGGGCCACCGACGGCTCACTCCACGTCGATGCGATCCGTGGTGACACCGATGGGTGTCCAGATCGCGTCGGGCGCGGGCGGCGGTCAGCCCGGCAGCGTGGCCCGCGAGCAGCGCGCCACGTACTCCAGCGCCAACGACCCGACCTGCCGCAGCCGGTCCTGCGCCTGCGCCCGCACGTCGGCCAGCACCTCCTCGCGCCGCGCCTCGTCGAGGGCGATGACCCAGCTGCGCGAGCGCGTCAGGTCCAGCAGGGACTCCACGGTCACGGGGTCGGACCAGCGGACGTCGTAGCGCTCGACGGGCCCGAAGGGCGCGCCGACGCGGGGGGCGAGGCTGCCGAGCTGCTCCTCGCCGGGGCCGTCGAGCAACCGGTCCAGCCGCGCGATCCAGTCCACCCCGGCGTCGCGGACGTTCCACAGCAGGCCGAGCCGGCCGCCGGGCCGCAGGACGCGGGCGACCTCGGGGGCCGCCGTGGCCGGGTCGACCCAGTGCCAGGCCTGGGCCATGAGGACGGCGTCGAGGCTGCCGTCGGGCAGCGGGATCGACTCCGCGGTCCCGTCGAGCACGTCCACGCCGGGCAGGACCCGCGCGAACGTCTCCCGCATCCCGGGGGTGGGCTCGACGGCGACGACGTCCACCCCGCGCGCCACGAGCGAGCGCGTCAGCTTGCCCGTCCCGGCGCCCAGGTCCAGCACCCGCAGCGGCCGGTCGGCGGGACCGCCCAGGGGCGCCGGCGGCAGCAACCAGTCCAGGGCCTCGCCGGGGTAGCCGGGGCGGGCGCGGTCGTAGACGTCGGCGACCGCGCCGAAGGAGCGGGCGCGCTCTTCGGCGGACACGGGGTGGCTCACGGGGCCATCGTGCCGCCCCGCGCCGACGTCCCGGGAACCGCCCCACCCCTGGGTAAGCTCTGCCCGCCATGCCTGTCGAAGATGAGGTCCAGCCCCCGAGCGGACCGGCGCCCGTCGCCACGATCGTGCTGCCCTGCTACAACGAGGAGGCGCACGTCCTGCTGGAGGTCCAGCGCATCACGAAGGCCATGGACGCCGACGGCATGCCCTACGAGCTGCTGGCGGTCGACGACTGCTCCACCGACGACACCCTGCAGGTCCTGCGCTCGGTCGAGCACGAGTACCCGCACCTGCGCGTCGTGGGGTTCCGCCGCAACGGCGGCTCGGGCACCGTGCGCCGCATCGGCACCCAGATGGCGCGCGGCGAGATCGTCGTGTGGACCGACGCCGACATGTCCTACGAGAACGAGCGCATCCCCGAGCTCGTCCGGGTGCTGCTCGAGGACGACTCCTACGACCAGGTCGTCGGCGCCCGCACGACGGAGGAGGGCACGCACAAGGCCCTGCGCGTCCCGGCGAAGTTCGTCATCCGCAAGGTCGCCGAAGTGCTGGCGCGCCAGCGCATCCCGGACCTGAACTCCGGTCTGCGGGCCTTCCGCAAGTCGGTGTCGCTGCCGTACCTGCGGCTGCTGCCGGCGGGCTTCTCCTGCGTCACGACGATCACGCTGTCGTTCCTGTGCAACCAGCACGACATCAAGTACGTGCCGACGAGCTACGCCAAGCGCGCGGGCACGTCGAAGTTCCACTTCACCAAGGACGCCTACCGGTACATCCTCCAGGTGCTGCGGATGATCATGTACTTCGAGCCGCTGCGGGTGCTCATGCCGGTCGCGCTGTTCCTGTTCGGCCTCGGTTTCCTCAAGGGCGTCACCGACATGGTCCGGCACGCGTTCTACTTCCCGGCCAACACCGTCCTGCTGCTCGTCTCCGGGTTGCTCATCGGCGCCGTCGCGCTGCTGGCCGACCTCGTCGTGCGCTCGCGGGACAGCGCGTGAGCCCCGACGCCGCGGGCGGCCCGCGGCGCGTGGTCGTCCTCGGCCCGGCCCACCCCGGCAAGGGCGGCATCGCGGTCCACACCACCGAGCTGGCCCGGCACCTGGCCGCCGGCGGCGACGACGTCAAGCTCGTCTCCTGGGCCAGGCTCTACCCCGGGCTGCTGTACCCCGGGGAGGTGGCCCTGCCGGACGCGGTCCCCGAGGTGCCGGAGTTCACCCCCACGCTGCGACCGCTGTCGTGGTCCTCACCGGCGTCGTGGTGGCGCACGGGGCGGCGCATCGCGCAGGCCGACCTCGTCGTCATCGCCCACGTCGTGCCGCTGCAGGTGCCGGCCCTGCTGACGGTGCTCGCCGCGATGCGCTCGGCGCGTTCGGGTGCCCGCACCGTCGTCGTCGCGCACAACGTCCTGCCGCACGAGCCGAACCCGGGCGACGAGCTGCTCGTGTCCCGGCTGTTCGCCGCCGTCGACGGCGTGGTCGTGCACTCCGAGGCCCAGGCCGCGCTGGCGCACACCCACGGCGCCCGCCGCGTCGTCCCGGCCGACCTGCCCCCGCACCTGCCCGGTGGCCCCAAGCTCGCCGGTGAACCCGGCTCGCGGGTGCCCCGCGACGGCGGGGTGCGGCTGCTGAGCCTGGGCGTCGTCCGCGAGTACAAGGGCCTGGACCTGCTCCTGGAGGCGCTGGACGAGGCGCACCAGCGCGGGTTCGACGCCCGGCTCACCATCGCCGGGGAGCTGTGGGGCGCCGCGGGCCGGCGCGTGCGCGAGCTGGCCACGGCGCCGGGGACGCGCGGGCACGTCGACCTGCGCGAGGGGTACGTCCCGGCGGCCCGCATCCCCGAGCTGATGGCCACCCACGACGCCGTCGTGCTGCCCTACCGCTCCGGCACGGCCTCGCAGAACGCCCTGCTCGCCTTCGCCCACGGCCTGCCGGTGCTCGCCACCCGCGTCGGGTCCTTCCCGGCCCAGGTCCGCGACGGCGTCGACGGCGTCCTCGTCGAGCCCGGCAGCGCCGCCGCCCTGGCGCAGGGCCTCCTGAGCCTCGCCGGCGGCGGGCTGCAGGCGCTGCGGGAGAACGTCCAGGCCCCCGACCTCGACGCCCCGTGGGACGCCTACCTCGGCGCGGTCGACGAGGCCGCGCTCGGCGGGACGGCCGCCGCCCCGCCCGGGGGCAGGGCCCTCGCCGTCGCCAAGCGCGGCGCCGAGCACGCCCTGTGGGCCCGCGTCGGCGTGCAGCGCCGGGTGGGGGAGCAGCTCGCGACCCGCCGCCTGGCAGCCGCCCCCGCCGCCCGCCCGGTGCCCTCGGGCGTCCCGCGCACCGGTGTCCTGCACGACGGCGCCGAGGTCGCCGACGCGCTCGCCCAGACGAAGCGCCTGCACCTGCCCGCCCACCCGGAC
It encodes:
- a CDS encoding EamA family transporter, with product MDVPLGSRESTDPHPGPDRHPGRDPGVRGPGRGRGVVTALVGATGNQLGAGVGASAFAAIGPAGVVAVRQVVAAAVLLPLARPALRRMGWSQWWPVLLLAVVFAGMNLALYTAVDRVGLALAVTLEFLGPLVLALVTSRTRRHLLIAVAAAAGVYVLVLPGPSSDVGGIAVGLVAGACWAAYIVLNRTAGARLPGVQAPALASGVCAVGYLPVLVVLTVDGRWDGATLTRALLTGVLSSVLPYAADLVALRTVPARSFAVLSSTQPALAALVGLLLLGQGLRAHEWAGIAVISLANVAALVTGPRRGGPRPRPAPAR
- a CDS encoding flotillin family protein, coding for MEFLTPAVILVAAAVVVVVLLAVAIVRRYRIAGPSEAFVVVGQKGRPVTNPETGKISTDLSGQKVVMGGGIFVLPFVQQAYSLSLASRRISVQIRGAVSAKGIRLNLDGVAIIKVGGTEDSVRAAAQRFLHQQDEIESFTQEVLAGSLRSIVGTLTVDEIIRDRAAFASRVAEEAETSLTNQGLVLDTFQIQDVTDDVNYLRDLGRPEAAIAAQNAAIAEANSLQESQQAEARAQEKVSGAQRDLSLRQAEFKAETDTAQARAAAAGVLAKAARDQEVLLEQERVAERQAALTERQLDTEVRKPADARRYDAEQQAQARRNSEIFEAEAKKASDIANAEADARRVELSATAEANRIKLAAEADAQRVRVAGQAELDRRTALANATRLEGEAEAAATRARGEAEAETMRLRAEAFEQYGEAAVAQMVVDALPRVAHELAAPMSAISDLTVISTDGASQLSRQVGSNLTETLEVVRRTTGVDVTELLRNLTGQPAQRDGEPARPTTVVAPGQE
- a CDS encoding TIGR03089 family protein codes for the protein MLPVLRRLLDDDPTAPRLTWYAADHASSGERVELSARVLATWVAKTANLLEEEFEVGPGSVVAIDLPTHWRTPVFQLAAWATGAAVRHGADRPADVLVSSSVQAMQRNASQDRIAVSLLPLATRFDQELPAGVLDYARVVTGYGDTHVPMAAPGPEDPALEAPALTHGRLLGEAQTLGADWPVGVRLLTDAGPGDVVRGPLAAWARAGSVVLAPGLDALGGSVVASERTTAVLRTRPAP
- a CDS encoding SRPBCC family protein, whose amino-acid sequence is MIVVVTDVAAPPEVLHDLVLDVDVHADSLRGSGESATTSTGRRTLAEGEEVTFTARHLGVRWTMTSRVSVAERPHRVVDEQVRGPFRRMRHEHLFTPTGRGTRMTDRVALALPGGPFGALAVRWVAEPYLRRLLRRRAEHLRAVVERGAATPPPP
- a CDS encoding GNAT family N-acetyltransferase, which gives rise to MPRIVPATPADAPAVADVFLAARATMRYLPHLHTDEETRAFVADVVLARQEVHLARDDDGAVLGFAAVEGAWLQHLYVAPRSWGRGTGTLLLEHVLARRDAVGGALLLHVFQRNVGARRLYERHGFHLVATGDGGGNEEREPDATYRRPPSPRSP
- a CDS encoding class I SAM-dependent methyltransferase — protein: MSHPVSAEERARSFGAVADVYDRARPGYPGEALDWLLPPAPLGGPADRPLRVLDLGAGTGKLTRSLVARGVDVVAVEPTPGMRETFARVLPGVDVLDGTAESIPLPDGSLDAVLMAQAWHWVDPATAAPEVARVLRPGGRLGLLWNVRDAGVDWIARLDRLLDGPGEEQLGSLAPRVGAPFGPVERYDVRWSDPVTVESLLDLTRSRSWVIALDEARREEVLADVRAQAQDRLRQVGSLALEYVARCSRATLPG
- a CDS encoding glycosyltransferase family 2 protein; the protein is MPVEDEVQPPSGPAPVATIVLPCYNEEAHVLLEVQRITKAMDADGMPYELLAVDDCSTDDTLQVLRSVEHEYPHLRVVGFRRNGGSGTVRRIGTQMARGEIVVWTDADMSYENERIPELVRVLLEDDSYDQVVGARTTEEGTHKALRVPAKFVIRKVAEVLARQRIPDLNSGLRAFRKSVSLPYLRLLPAGFSCVTTITLSFLCNQHDIKYVPTSYAKRAGTSKFHFTKDAYRYILQVLRMIMYFEPLRVLMPVALFLFGLGFLKGVTDMVRHAFYFPANTVLLLVSGLLIGAVALLADLVVRSRDSA
- a CDS encoding glycosyltransferase — translated: MSPDAAGGPRRVVVLGPAHPGKGGIAVHTTELARHLAAGGDDVKLVSWARLYPGLLYPGEVALPDAVPEVPEFTPTLRPLSWSSPASWWRTGRRIAQADLVVIAHVVPLQVPALLTVLAAMRSARSGARTVVVAHNVLPHEPNPGDELLVSRLFAAVDGVVVHSEAQAALAHTHGARRVVPADLPPHLPGGPKLAGEPGSRVPRDGGVRLLSLGVVREYKGLDLLLEALDEAHQRGFDARLTIAGELWGAAGRRVRELATAPGTRGHVDLREGYVPAARIPELMATHDAVVLPYRSGTASQNALLAFAHGLPVLATRVGSFPAQVRDGVDGVLVEPGSAAALAQGLLSLAGGGLQALRENVQAPDLDAPWDAYLGAVDEAALGGTAAAPPGGRALAVAKRGAEHALWARVGVQRRVGEQLATRRLAAAPAARPVPSGVPRTGVLHDGAEVADALAQTKRLHLPAHPDAPKNWDALGAVAAVLTLADDGSRTARVLDAGSARYSPVLPWLRLYGLGRTRGDLAGINLEFGATVHRDGVEFRRGDVTDTGLPDGSLDAVTCMSVIEHGVPIAGFLTETARVLRPGGVLALSTDYDCDPPDTTGVTAYGAPVKIFSPADLRDLVALAARVGLDLVGELTDDVLAHPERPVHWKRTGLDYTFVLLTFVRR